Within the Macaca nemestrina isolate mMacNem1 chromosome 5, mMacNem.hap1, whole genome shotgun sequence genome, the region TCTAGTCTAACTCAATTTACTTTCGCATTCCTCAAGGTTCACCTTACAATAGCCTGATTTAAAACAAGGTCTTTGACATCTGCCTAAAACAATCTTTACCTTCATTGGTTTCCACATTATGTGTGGTTTAAACAGCATACTATATTGTAGAGTCTAGCAAAGTAACTATTCATAATAGAgggttattaatattttttgaaaatctgCTATGTAGCTATTTCCATctcattttcagttttgtttgagacggagtctcactttgttgccaggctggagtgcagcggtgcaatctcagttcactgcaacttctgcctcccaggttcaaccgattctcctgcctcagcctcccaagtagctgggactacaggtgtgtgccaccatgcccagctaatttttgtatttttagtagacacggggtttcatcatgttggccaggttggtctcaatctcttgacgttgtgatccacccacctcggcctcccaaagtgctgggattacaggcctgagccaccgtacccagcctcaTTTTCAGTTTTATACTAATTTACTATTAGAATACCTGtgggggtgggtgagtgggtatGAGAATATAAGTATCCTGGGTTGGAGAGGGAAACTGGTGTAATAAACATTTGTGACCAACAGGCTATGAGGAGATAATACTTAACTAATTTAGGTCTgaaaataatgactgaaaagGTTAAAATCAATTGCTGACTATAAAGGTTTTATAATGAACAGTGTATAATCCTTCATGAATCACCACGCAGTGTAGCcagaatttcttccttttagaaGTGTGGTCATGCTTTCAAGTATCGAGGGTCCTTATGTATGCTGTGGTGAAACATGAACTGTCTTTTCCAGCTTATTACTAGTCAGTCAAAAATGAGCATTTTCCTTCTCAGTATGATTTCCAAGTTTTTGTTGTTGCGTCCTCAACTGATAGTTCTAGGTAACAAACTCCAGTCTTGCCTGCCACTAAcagccttttgtgtgtgtgtgtttcttttctttttaatttattctagGCTGATGCACCTAATCCAGGACTCATTCCAGATGCAGATGCAGTAGGCGTAACTGTTGTGCTAATTACTTGTACCTATCGAGGACAAGAATTTATTAGAGTTGGCTATTATGTAAATAATGAATATACTGAGACAGAATTAAGGGAAAATCCGCCGGTAAAACCAGACTTTTCTAAGGTAATGTTCTTACTATTCCTTTTTAACTACTTTTACTATGCAATTTTTAAAGCAGTTGTTATTGCAATTTCATAGTACACTATTAAAATGGCTTTGAGATAAATCTGAGATCCTTATGCCAACTGGGCAACTAATTATTGTTCCATTACCGCGGATGACTTTAAACCCTACCTTCAGATGAGTCATTAGTAATTAATGTAGGCAGACACCTTGAGCATTTCTGATGgtttagaaaaatgaaagtacctctttttttttctgagatagtgtcctgccctgttgctcaggctggagtgcagtggcgtgatttcagctcactgcaacctcttcctcccaggttcaagcgattctcctgcctcagcatcccaagtagctgggactacaggtgtataccaacacacccggataatttttgtatttttagtagacacggagttttaccatgttggccaggctagtctcgaactcctgacctcaagtgatctgcctacctcgacctcccaaagtgctggaattacaggtgtgagccaccgcgcccagcgaaaGTACTTCTTGTAAGAGACAGGCCTTTGTTTATGGCTTTCTGTATAGCATTTGCCATATTGATTATTCCCATCATGATTCTGTTCATTTCAACCTTTAGGACATACAAATTCATTTTTGTTGTACTAATTATTCAATGATGATATTTTTGTGTATAACTCTTCCCAAAATTGTGAGAGaaagttttgtgtttgttttttctatgaACACAGTTATCTCAAAACACCTACATGCTTTATCTGCTATTCTTAGAAGTTAAACTAATGGTCTTAAATATTTCTGGTAACTGAAAACAGCTTAAATTCTGAGTGAGAAGATGAAATCTAtgattcagcattcttaaagataCTTAGTACTTTTTGATTTTTCACTGGGAACTATAACAGTTTAGTAACTGGTGATTTTGTGAGAGTACACAGTAAATGAAGTTGAACATGGCACTCTATCTGCCAGACCATGCCAGAAAAATTACATGGCAACAGAATAGAATGTTCTCATGTTCTCCTTTCTGATAATAAGGCAGAACTATTTTTCACCCTTGTTGTGGTACCTTCCATTGATCCAATTTGTTATCTCTGAAGCACCTTGTATagcacaaaagaaaagaaacgggACTGTTTCTAAGAATGAGCTGTCTTTAAAAGGTGTAGGAAaccattaataataataagatgtatttgacaatttttcattttccttgaaaaCATATCTAAACAACATAGTAGCTTGTTAAATAAAGCATCTTCTAAAGCATTCACTTTCAAAAAAGAGGAgattctttcttttagaaaacagaaGTATAGGAGTTAAGTAGTTAAAAAGCCAGACGAATCCCCTCAGATTCTCCGTATATTTTTTCTGTTCGTCTAAAATAACTTCTTTGCTACAGCCCTAGTCCTTATTAGTTATATTTAAGGTACTTAACTTGAATTATACCTTTGTATATGAACTTAGCCCTTTAGAAGTACTAACAGGAACCATTTTAGTAAGCTCCTATTTGTATATGGTGATTTAACTTTTGTAGTGTTTACCAtctggatgtttcctttttcctctagCTTCAAAGGAATATTTTGGCATCTAATCCCAGGGTCACAAGATTCCACATTAATTGGGAAGACaacacagaaaaactggaagatGCAGAGAGCAGTAATCCAAATCTACAGTCACTTCTTTCAACAGATGCATTACCTTCAGCATCAAAGGGATGGTCCACATCAGAAAACTCACTAAATGTCATGTTAGAATCCCACATGGACTGCATGTGACCACCTACCATCCCTTTAGTACAAATtaagctattaaaaatacacagaacTATTTCCCTGAAATTCCGTAAGTACATAGTCAAAACACAATGTGaagaatttgtttaaaaacatCCTGTAGAAAGTTTATAAGAAAACCAGTATTTGAACAAATTGTGGAATAtaaatacaactatttttaagtaatttttttctctaatgtgttattttatttgttctgaaACTAATCTGATTAaagcatatatattattttcttctcctgtATATGTAATGAAAGCACTTATAAAGAAACATGAATCATTAGACCAGGTTGTAAAGATGTCTTGGCCTCCGGGACAAAATCTTTGGACAACTATTTTACTGGCCTTTGAAAGAACAAAGTTTACTTCAACTAAAATGTTTCTTCCCTTGAAGACATATAGTATCATTTTAATTTAAGGGGcagatttccattcttttttggCATGTCCTTAAAAAGGGGATTTGAAATCAACTATATGCTACCAAGAACTTGAGGATCCAATTTTCCAAGCCACCATGAAGCCTCTTATGGCTACTATTATAGTTCATGTGATGTTGGAGAGCATTTGATTTGCTTtgcaagaaaataacaaacatgGCTAATTGTTTAAAAGGTCCCCtggctatggtttttgtttttataacagAGTTCAGAATATCAGCATTTCTTGAATCATACATCATTATTGCCCAATGAATTTAAGACCAAATACAGTATTGGGAGAAAATACAAACTCCCTATGTTTAAGAATAGGAGATTATAATGGCTCAAATTTGTTCATTTGATTTCTAAAAATACCGtgaactttaaaaattcttttaatagATCATGTTATTggcaatatttatataaaaaccaTGGATTTAGAAAGGTATATTTAGCTTTATCATAATAGATATGTTACtattttggaaatatatatattttcacacCTGTAGTACTCTTCCCCATTTCCTCTGACACTCATGCAGAATGAGATCAGGCATATTTGTGGTTGACGTACTCTAGATAGCTTTTCCAACAAGTTTTTGAAAAGCAATCTTGGAAAGGAATTAATTAACTAAATGGGGtaaaaggtttctttttctttgagagttAAGTCCTTCCTCAAAAATTTTCTTATGCTCCATAAAATTAAGggtagaatattttcattattcttgCAGCTAAGCAAGACAGCCATATGATGCAGGTTATGCAGTGCCTTCATATCTAAAACTTTTATACTgcactttttaaagcttttatgttgaggaaaggaaaagggcatTTGTCTAAATACGGATTCTGAGTTGTATATATTTCCTATCATTCTAAAAAAGTGAATTTGTGAAGCAAAAGTTTTGCCAGATGTTAAACTTTGAATTTAATATACcagattattaaaatattgtCCATTAACTAGTTCatagattttaaaagtaaaatacttgACTGTTAAAACTatataaagaaaatctcatttgtctaattgcaattaaaagaaaaatgttaaaatattaaaatgaaaataaaagcattactTTCCAACAAAGAGCTCAGTGGTTAATATAATAGGAACAACACATGTGCTTATTAGAAATAAAGCATATATAGCCAGATCACCAAATAAAGCCATTTACTGCTGAGTTTTTATTCTAATTATAACAATCTATTTGTAGTGACATCAAAGGGTTAGGTTTTTGTATCAATTTGTAAATGGACAACCAATTTTCACTCAAGTTTGGGACATGCAAACCATTACCTTTTGTTATCTTAAATTTTATCACTCTTaagaattttcttaaattaatgaCTGAAAATAGATTTAGACTTCAAACATTAGAAACTAAGAAACTAGCAcataggttgtttttttttctctctctggtcTAGCCTCATTTACCGATACTACATCTGAAGAACTGTTTTCCACCCTTTTGATCATAGTAAATAGCTGTGTCCTGAGAATATAAACATGAACCAATGACTTATGCCACTAAGATGGAGGCAATAAGGGTATTATTTGGGCTGAGAAAACATTACAGAAGTCTGAAGAAGTATGCATGCATTTATTTGCCCATTCATAGCCTTATACAACTTTAGGCTCCTATATAACTGTACCATCTAATTTTAGGATTTGGGGTTTCTAGCTTTCCCAAGCATGTCTATGGCAGCAGTTATCAAAACTTTTTACCATAATCCACGGTACAAAAAggttagggccaggcacagtggctcatgcctgtaatcccagtagttgaggaggctgaggcgggtggatcccttgaggtcaggagttcaagaccagcctggccaacatggtgaaaccctgtctctactaaaaatacaaaaattagccaggtgtggtggtgcacacctgtaatcccagttactcacgaggctgaggcaggagaatcacttgaacccaggaagcagaggttgcagtgagccgagattgtatcactgcactccaacctgggcaacagagcgaaaaaAAGCACGACTCCATAAAAagtttatgttaaaaattttcaTGAAAACACACCCTTAGTGCACCCTTAGTGCACCTTTACTATGcagtattttggtattttttattgtatttcactTTGAAAGTGCTGGTTTTGACCCACTGAATTGACTTTTACATCTCTATAATGGGTTGCAATACACAATCTGAAGAAAGGCTAGTCTGGCCCTTTGGGTAGACCAGAAGTAGCAATAACTATTCTGCaactataaaatttatattcCCTATACTTGTTCTCTCATATTTGGATTATGATCTTTGCattaaaaaggaggaaatgtgCTAATACACTTTATACTAATTCACTAATCCAGTGAATCAGCAGCAATTCACTGTCAAACTGCCCAAATACTCTGAAATTACCAGTCATCCACTAGATTTTCTTGACACTCTACATAATTACTTAGGAAACATTCCACATAATTACTTGGGGAGCGTCTTTATTTGTTGTTGGTGTCATTTTATACAGAACTTAGAACACTGGGTCATATGGATTTAAAATGCATGGgaaatgttctttatatattcgTGCCTAGTATCCTGAAGTTTGTCTACTCTTCTCAATTCCAAAGATCCATTCTTGTCGATGGTTAATATACTGTTTATATTTCAAAACCTGAGACCCCTTTAATAACAGTTTTCCACTTATATAGGACCATTAATGGGCCATTTTCTGTTGTATGATAAATTTTAAAGTGTAAGTTTCTCATTAGAAATTTGAGCATTCATTAGGCCAATGGAAGTTAATCTGACTTCCTTAACAAGCagcaaacacttttaaaatgtgtgaagCCAAGAGTCTGTTTTTAGAAGACCAGAAACATCACCCAgtcaaaactgtaaaaatacaaaatagcatcaaacctactttttgtttgtttgtttgtttgttttttgagacagagtctcgctctgtcgcccaggctggagtgcagtggtgtgatctcggctcactgcaagctccgcctcccaggttcatgccattctcctgcctcagcctcctgagtagctggggctacaggcgccgccaccacgcctagctaatttttttgtatttttagtagagacggggtttcactgtgttagccaggatggtctcctgacctcatgatccgcctgccttagcctcccagagtgctgggattacaggtgtaagccactgcgcccggcccaaacatattttttttaaatattttttttctaaattcgcTAGGTCACTTTATTTATAATCAAATCTTGACATTCTACCTGCAAAGGTTTTTAAATGTACTTGCTAAAGAATCATTACAACTTATGAATGAAGCTCCACATTGCAATGATGGAAGTACATTTTCCAAATACTAATAAACATTCCCTACCTAAGAAATTTCAGTAGGCGCTACTGTTGCCTATTAGATTTATAAACATGAAAATGCCTTAAGCTGTATGCCATCTATCTACTTGGTAAAGTGAAATATCCCCCTCTTTAACATTCCGGTTGCTGAGTCTTCATAAAATGCCAGATGATATGGACTGTTTCCTGCATAAAAGTATGAAGGTAATCACTAGAGAATGAGAAAATTGAATAGGATTGTTCAAAACTAAGATGCAAAGTGAAGGTGGAGCtttcaagatattttcttagAGCCACCAAAATAACATTGcatatttccttccatttttagcAGTAACTTAAATATTAGCTTGGAATTTATCCCATTATAGGTAGTTTTCCCTTAGAAAAAAACATTGTGTTAACTTCTGAAGTAATGTTACATTACTTGAAATTGTCACATAGAATACCTGCACTAGTAGATCCAATTCCTGTGGTCAGCACAGATCTTGGTGTAATCTTTGCTGCATATTTGAGGAATTGAGATTTCCCTGTGCCAGGATCTCCAACCAATAAAAGATGAGATTCACCTAGGAAAAAGCAAATATgtgaagttttaaatttctataaaagGGCCCATGAACTAAGAATAATTAGAAAATGGTCCATTTGGAATGCCAACAAAATTTTACAGTGTTTTTACTGTGTACTTTTCCATAGGGTTGTTTG harbors:
- the LOC105465506 gene encoding histone chaperone ASF1A, which codes for MAKVQVNNVVVLDNPSPFYNPFQFEITFECIEDLSEDLEWKIIYVGSAESEEYDQVLDSVLVGPVPAGRHMFVFQADAPNPGLIPDADAVGVTVVLITCTYRGQEFIRVGYYVNNEYTETELRENPPVKPDFSKLQRNILASNPRVTRFHINWEDNTEKLEDAESSNPNLQSLLSTDALPSASKGWSTSENSLNVMLESHMDCM